In one Thermodesulfobium sp. 4217-1 genomic region, the following are encoded:
- a CDS encoding GNAT family N-acetyltransferase, producing MLDIIKPIFPEDLGSVRDLFKEYAASLNFDLDFQNFRDEIANLPGEYCEPNGAILLAKLDEEYGGCVALRKIDDIFCEMKRLYVRPDYRGEGIGKELSIRIISIAKEIGYSFMRLDSVSDMRAAIKLYRALGFYEIEPYRYNPIKGAIFMELKL from the coding sequence ATGTTAGATATTATCAAGCCAATATTTCCTGAAGACCTCGGAAGTGTAAGAGATTTATTTAAAGAATATGCTGCTTCTTTGAATTTTGATTTAGATTTTCAGAATTTTAGAGATGAGATTGCTAATTTGCCAGGTGAGTATTGTGAGCCAAATGGGGCAATATTACTTGCAAAACTTGATGAAGAATATGGCGGCTGTGTGGCATTGAGAAAGATTGATGATATATTTTGCGAGATGAAGAGACTTTATGTAAGACCAGATTACAGGGGAGAGGGTATAGGCAAGGAGCTGTCTATAAGGATCATATCCATAGCGAAAGAAATTGGCTATTCTTTTATGAGGCTTGATAGCGTGTCTGATATGAGGGCTGCTATCAAATTATATAGAGCCTTAGGTTTTTATGAAATTGAGCCATACAGATATAACCCAATAAAGGGCGCAATATTTATGGAGCTAAAATTGTAA